Below is a genomic region from Persicimonas caeni.
TGGGACACCCGGCGGTGTAGGGATTGGGGTCGCTAGTCCTCAAAGGTGTGACAGCATGTCACACCGCGAGGTGGCGACTCGAATTTCCCCGGCGAAAAACCGGTCCTCGTGGCCGCCGCGCCGGGGAGATGAGCCGAATCCAAACTTTTTTCTAGAGTTGGATCGGAAGTTGCTTCATAACTGAGTGTACTGAGAACAGTCGCCTGCGGAGGCGGCAGATTAGGCAGAACGTCAACGGACACAGAGAGACAGCGCGCTCGCTGGGTCGATATTCACCCCCCTGGAGGAGGTAAGACAATGGAAGCTCTCAAGAACCTGCTGGTCGCATTTCACAACGACGAAGACGGCGCTACCGCTACCGAGTACATCATCCTTCTGATTCTCATCGCTTGCTTCGTCATCGCCATCGTCAAGGTGTTCGGTGAGACGGCCAGCTCGAAGTTCAACGAGGCCGAGAACGCTGTCGACACTCAGGTCACGTTCTGAGTTAGGCTCGTAATCTACGAGCGCCTTCGCAAGGCGACAGAACACGGGCTCGCGTGCCTGTCATGAGCACGGCGAGTCGCGTGAAAGAGTGAGGCCGGGCAGCGCAACTGCGCGCTGCCCGGCCTCGTTTTCTTGTCGCTCCTCCCTTTGATGCGACCGCTCCCCGTTGTATAACCACGAGCCATGAAGACGATCGTCCAATCCGAGCTGTGGGTTCAACTCATCATCTTCGCCCCCTTGGGCGCCTTTCTCGTCACCGCGGCGATCATGGACGCGGTCTCGGCACACAACGACGAGGAGGGCAAAGGGCGCATCCCCAACAAGTTGAGCTACTCGTCGGTGCTGGTGGGGCTGGTCTGCCACACCGCTGCCTTCGGCCTCGACGGCCTGTTGGCCGGACTCCTGGCGGTGGTGGTCACCTTCGTCATCGGCATCTTTCTGGCCGCCCCGGGCTGGCTGGGAGGCGGTGACGTCAAGCTGTTGATGGGCGTGGGCGCATTTATGGGGCTGTCCGGCCTGGGCGAGATTCTCTTCTACGCCGTCTTCGCCGGCTCGGCTCTCGGGCTGGTCAAGGCGCTGTTCACCGGCTACCTCAAAGACATGATCGTGCGTATGTTCCGCTTCCTGCGCGGGCTCTATCGCATGCTCGTCTACAAGACCTCGATGGTGCGCGAAGACCTGGAGACCGACCCGCGCTCGCGCATGCCCTTTGCGGTGCCGATTTTGGCGGGGGCGATTCTGGCGTATACCGAGGCAGTTTATGGCTGGCCGGGGTTGTTGAGTTGGTTTTTGAGGCCGTTTGGGGGGTGAGGGCCTCACCCTCGGTCCCTCTCCACTCCACTTCGTTTCGTGGAAAGGGAGGCCTCTCCTTGGTCCTCTCCTTCCCTTGCTTCGCTGCGGGCGGAGAGGAGAACGCTGCCGAAGAGTCGGGAGTTCTGAGTATGCAAACCACACAAATTGCAGTTGTTGGAGCCGGCATTGCCGGCTTGGGCGTGGGCCTCGAGCTCGTCGAGCGCGGCTTCGAGGTCACCATCTTCGAGCGCGATGAGGTCGGTCGCGGGGCGAGCTGGGCGGCGGCGGGCATGCTCGCGCCGACCGCGGAGGTCACCTTCGAGGAGGAGGCGCTTTTGAGGCTCGGCCAGAAGAGCCTGGCGATGTACCCCGACTTCATCGCGCGCCTCGAAGAAGCCAGCGGCATGGACGTCGACTACCGCGACGAGGGGACCTTGATGGTTGCCCTCGATCGCGATGACGCCGAGGAGCTCCAGCGCGTCCATGATTACCACCGCGAGCTCGGCCTCGAGGTCGATAAATTGAGCGCCGACGAGGCGCGCGAGCTCGAGCCGGGGCTGGTGCCCAACCTGCACTCGGCGCTGTATATCCGCACCGACCACCAGGTCGACCCGCGCCGGATGACCCGCGCGATGGCCAAGGCCTTCGAGCGCGCCGGCGGCACGCTGCACGAGCACACGGCGATTGCGCGCGTCGAGTGTGGCGAGCGCGTCGAAGCCGTGGTGACCGACGCGGGCGAGCGCATCGCCTGCGAGACGCTGCTCGTGGCCGCGGGCGCTTGGACGCGCGGGCTCGAAGGCATCCCCAGAGAGCTCTTGCCGCGCGTGCGCCCGGTGCGTGGGCAGATGCTCTCTATCGACCTGGGCGAGCCGCCACTGTGTGAGCGTGTCATTCGCGCGCCCGACGCCTACCTGGTGCCCAAATCCGACGGCCGGCTCATCGTGGGCGCGACCAGCGAGGAGATGGGCTTCGATCCCCAGTTGACGGCCGGCGGCGTCTTCGAATTGCTGCGCGGGGCGTGGGAGACGCTTCCGGGCATCTACGACCAACACCTGCTCGACATGTGGACGGGTTTTCGCCCGGTGACCCTCGACAACTTGCCGGTGCTCGGCCCCTCCGAGCTCGACGGGTTGTGGTTTGCCACCGGCCACGGCCGAAATGGCATCTTGCTTACCGCAGTCACCGCCGAGTGCCTGGCCGAGGCGATCGCCACCGGCCATACTCCCGACGCGTTGCAGGGCTTTACACCCGCGCGGCTTGCGAGGTAGCCGCCGTGCGAGGTAGTGTGCCGCCGCTGTACCCAGATTCTTTCGACCGCCTTTGCGAGCAAGAGACAGGAGTAGAACCGATGGCGAAGCGAGTGGTAGCGATGTTCGCTGTCGCAGCAACGGTGCTTTGGGCCGGCCAGGTCCAGGCGCAAGAGCAGGCCGAAGCCCCCACCGGCGGGCCCACCTTCACCGAGGGCGTGCGCCCGAGCGGTATGGGCCTGGCGTATACGGGCGTGGCCACCGGGGCCTCGGCGATCTTCCACAACCCGGGCGGCATCGCCAGCCGCATGATGTATCAGGTCGAGGGAACCTACGAGTACAACCCGGCCGGGTCGGTGCTCAACGCCTCCATCGTCGACAGCAAGACCAACCCGGACATCGCCGCCGGCGTGAGCTACAGCTACTTCTTTGGCCGCGGCGACTACAGCAACTCGTCGGGGCACTCGGCTCGGCTGGCCGTGGCGTTGCCGGTGCTGCCCGAGCGCATCTCGGTGGGCCTGGCCGGACGCTACCTGAACGTGCACGTCGAAGATGTGCAGGTCGTCCACACGGTGACCGTCGACGCGGGGATCTTGTTTCGGGCCACCGATCGCATCCAGATCGGTGTGGCCGGCCAGAACCTGGTCGACGTGTGTGACCGCGACGATCTCTGCGGCTCGGTCGCCCCGACCACCATCGCCGGCGGCCTGAGCTTCGGCGACGAGTCGAGCTTCATGCTCGCCGCCGACGGCGGCATCGACCTGACCTCCGATCCGGAGGAGGTCCAGCCCTTCTTCGAGGTGGGCGC
It encodes:
- a CDS encoding A24 family peptidase, translating into MKTIVQSELWVQLIIFAPLGAFLVTAAIMDAVSAHNDEEGKGRIPNKLSYSSVLVGLVCHTAAFGLDGLLAGLLAVVVTFVIGIFLAAPGWLGGGDVKLLMGVGAFMGLSGLGEILFYAVFAGSALGLVKALFTGYLKDMIVRMFRFLRGLYRMLVYKTSMVREDLETDPRSRMPFAVPILAGAILAYTEAVYGWPGLLSWFLRPFGG
- a CDS encoding Flp family type IVb pilin; its protein translation is MEALKNLLVAFHNDEDGATATEYIILLILIACFVIAIVKVFGETASSKFNEAENAVDTQVTF
- a CDS encoding PorV/PorQ family protein, with product MAKRVVAMFAVAATVLWAGQVQAQEQAEAPTGGPTFTEGVRPSGMGLAYTGVATGASAIFHNPGGIASRMMYQVEGTYEYNPAGSVLNASIVDSKTNPDIAAGVSYSYFFGRGDYSNSSGHSARLAVALPVLPERISVGLAGRYLNVHVEDVQVVHTVTVDAGILFRATDRIQIGVAGQNLVDVCDRDDLCGSVAPTTIAGGLSFGDESSFMLAADGGIDLTSDPEEVQPFFEVGAEYFAGGTVPIRLGFQRQQFSDQNFLTGGLGVRLQTAGLDGGFRMDLNDTDNFYANGSVSIYF
- the thiO gene encoding glycine oxidase ThiO, whose product is MQTTQIAVVGAGIAGLGVGLELVERGFEVTIFERDEVGRGASWAAAGMLAPTAEVTFEEEALLRLGQKSLAMYPDFIARLEEASGMDVDYRDEGTLMVALDRDDAEELQRVHDYHRELGLEVDKLSADEARELEPGLVPNLHSALYIRTDHQVDPRRMTRAMAKAFERAGGTLHEHTAIARVECGERVEAVVTDAGERIACETLLVAAGAWTRGLEGIPRELLPRVRPVRGQMLSIDLGEPPLCERVIRAPDAYLVPKSDGRLIVGATSEEMGFDPQLTAGGVFELLRGAWETLPGIYDQHLLDMWTGFRPVTLDNLPVLGPSELDGLWFATGHGRNGILLTAVTAECLAEAIATGHTPDALQGFTPARLAR